Proteins co-encoded in one Candidatus Paracaedibacteraceae bacterium genomic window:
- a CDS encoding flagellar hook-basal body complex protein codes for MAGLNSGMNACVSGLKGVSARVNCHSQNLAAAGAYASKSRQAFLSVVNTGQSLDAFIPAGITATQQHFVSTVGSPVQSSVDTHMSLDGQGFFVVNKKADNTNPGAYGFTRVGTFSENKDHNFVNHVGEYLKVFYVDANGDPISTNTATIDALETASSASLSGNPSATTAATIKGVLASDAALGTTKSMIMNAYDSLGVAQTITLNFAKTNVSPMEWTVTASSPNAATIGAPYDTGMIIQFDGATGNPALINGAAGPAPNLAITWSTAAAPSTINMNFGAIGGTNGMRSFGTAKSYDLPQPVVDGMQAGKYMRTSIDDQGYMWATFDNGDTRRYAKIPLATFPDPNKLVEQTGGSFVASGDSGNYTLNFVNEGTAGGIRSASLEESTIDTAEVFTDLIVDQQRYTADLRGISTIEEMLQALDRALA; via the coding sequence ATGGCAGGTTTAAACTCAGGAATGAACGCATGCGTATCAGGATTAAAAGGTGTCTCGGCACGTGTTAATTGTCACTCACAAAACCTAGCAGCAGCTGGTGCTTATGCCTCAAAATCACGCCAAGCATTCTTATCCGTTGTCAATACAGGACAATCGTTGGATGCCTTTATCCCTGCAGGGATAACAGCAACTCAACAGCATTTTGTCTCAACCGTAGGATCCCCCGTACAATCCAGTGTCGATACGCATATGTCTCTAGATGGGCAAGGATTTTTTGTTGTTAACAAAAAAGCTGATAATACAAACCCTGGCGCTTATGGTTTTACACGCGTCGGTACCTTTTCAGAAAATAAAGATCATAATTTTGTCAACCATGTTGGCGAATATTTGAAAGTCTTTTATGTTGACGCTAATGGTGACCCCATTAGTACGAATACGGCCACAATTGACGCCCTAGAAACAGCATCAAGTGCTAGTTTATCGGGGAACCCGTCGGCCACAACAGCTGCCACAATTAAAGGCGTTCTCGCCAGTGATGCAGCTCTTGGAACAACGAAATCAATGATTATGAATGCCTATGATTCCTTAGGTGTTGCCCAAACAATCACGTTAAACTTTGCCAAGACAAACGTCAGCCCTATGGAATGGACGGTTACGGCATCATCACCGAATGCGGCGACCATTGGTGCTCCTTATGATACGGGCATGATTATCCAGTTCGACGGAGCCACAGGTAACCCGGCACTTATTAATGGCGCAGCCGGTCCAGCCCCGAATTTAGCTATTACTTGGTCAACAGCAGCAGCACCATCAACCATCAATATGAATTTTGGGGCAATTGGTGGAACCAACGGTATGCGTTCTTTTGGTACGGCAAAAAGCTATGACCTTCCGCAACCCGTAGTTGATGGGATGCAAGCTGGGAAATACATGCGGACATCGATTGACGATCAAGGATACATGTGGGCTACATTCGATAATGGAGATACACGCCGATATGCGAAAATTCCATTAGCGACATTTCCTGATCCCAATAAATTAGTTGAGCAAACCGGCGGTAGTTTTGTTGCCTCGGGAGATTCCGGAAATTACACGCTCAATTTTGTAAACGAAGGAACTGCCGGAGGCATTCGTTCAGCTAGCCTTGAAGAATCAACGATCGATACAGCCGAAGTCTTTACGGACTTGATTGTCGATCAACAGCGTTATACAGCAGATCTTAGAGGGATTTCAACTATTGAAGAAATGCTCCAAGCGCTCGATCGAGCTTTGGCATAA